From the genome of Phyllostomus discolor isolate MPI-MPIP mPhyDis1 chromosome 12, mPhyDis1.pri.v3, whole genome shotgun sequence, one region includes:
- the MAGEL2 gene encoding MAGE-like protein 2, translating to MSQLSKNLGDASPPAEAPKPPVYSRPTVLMRAPPASSRAPPVPWDPPPIDLQASLAAWQAPQPAWEGPQGQPPTPVAAMAQPPALGGPLVQAAPLGGPLGKPPTPGVLMIHPPPPGAPIAQPPTPGVLMMHPSAPGGALAHPAPPGTPMAHPAPPGTPMAHPAPPGTPMAHPAPPGTPMVHPAAPGTPMAHPPPPGTPMAHPAPPGTPMAQPSAPGVLMAQQLTPGVLMVQPTAPGAAMAQPPPPAALLAQPPPPGAALAKPPGPGVLMIHPSGSRAPINQPAASPAPMAQPTAPPAQPLASWSPQAQPLILQIQSQVIRAPAQVPQSPQAPSAQLATPPGWQGTSPGWQGAAQGWQATPLAWQAAQVTWQAPTIAWQAQPSGRQGPAPIRSGPPPIRPGAPAARQGPPQIRQAPPLIRQSPPPIRPAPQVLTTPPPLWQALPPPPPLRQAPQARLPTPQLRAAPQMRAAPQVRAAPQMPTAPPMPTAPLATQMPSAPPAGPQVPQSALSAALSAQQAVHCPPIIWQAPKGQAPVPQEMATSMEFQEVQQAQALAWQAPKAAGHFWQPLATQEAQRQGLPLVQAEQPFQGVPASQKALQMQLSAQQAQSAGPQAELPTLHLQPPWQGPPVALQGQPGAPLAAANFPVGSAKSLMTASGEPRASSMDRRTSSKERRAPSKERRAPSKDRTIFAATFCAPKVASGARAHLPTAWKNLPTTPETYTAASRGFPATSQLQPASSNAFMGPSAVLETPKSLPLAPKDPFAYVEALPGVPWVPQPTASMPRVPKAAPTMLMATAAAPQAIATTQEASKTPDEPPRRSGKATRKKKHLNTEEDAGRMLGLLDWQAPRLWENMNLNDWQVQNPFQVLGDWQDPNTAYGLSGWEGPSTSRVLSGWEGPGTSWALSAWEGPGTSRALGLWESLGSPQPFILSEFPGLSLGFGACLGDPKLETEPLSPLDERANALVQFLLVKDRAKVPVRRSEMVKFIIREYKDECLEIIRRANHKLQCIFGYQLKEIDPQTHSYIIINKLGRYRGEAGPSYLDTPKFGLLMVVLSLIFMKGNCVREELIFNMLYKLGVDVRETHGLFGNAKKLITEVFVRQKYLEYRRVPNTEPARYEFLWGPRAFLETSKMLVLRFLARLHKKDPECWPFQYFEALAECEAEDWEEDESDPDDKAGGPPSSPPPR from the exons ATGTCGCAGCTAAGTAAGAATTTGGGTGACGCCAGTCCCCCAGCGGAGGCTCCCAAACCTCCGGTCTATAGCCGCCCCACGGTTCTGATGCGGGCTCCGCCCGCCTCCTCCCGGGCTCCGCCGGTCCCCTGGGACCCACCTCCGATTGATTTGCAGGCTTCACTGGCCGCTTGGCAGGCACCGCAACCTGCCTGGGAGGGCCCGCAGGGCCAGCCGCCTACCCCTGTGGCTGCGATGGCCCAGCCGCCGGCCCTGGGGGGCCCGCTGGTCCAGGCTGCCCCTCTGGGAGGGCCACTGGGCAAGCCCCCGACTCCCGGGGTCCTGATGATCCATCCTCCCCCTCCGGGGGCCCCGATAGCACAGCCTCCGACTCCGGGGGTCCTGATGATGCACCCTTCGGCTCCCGGGGGGGCCTTGGCTCATCCTGCCCCTCCGGGGACCCCGATGGCCCATCCTGCCCCTCCGGGGACCCCGATGGCCCATCCTGCTCCTCCCGGGACCCCGATGGCGCATCCTGCTCCTCCGGGGACCCCGATGGTGCATCCAGCCGCTCCAGGGACGCCGATGGCTCATCCTCCCCCTCCGGGGACACCGATGGCACATCCTGCTCCTCCGGGGACACCAATGGCCCAGCCTTCAGCTCCGGGAGTCCTGATGGCCCAGCAGCTGACTCCGGGGGTCCTGATGGTCCAGCCTACTGCTCCGGGAGCTGCGATggcccagcctccacccccagcagcctTGCTAGCACAGCCTCCACCTCCGGGAGCTGCGCTGGCCAAGCCTCCAGGTCCTGGCGTCCTGATGATCCATCCTTCAGGGTCGAGAGCTCCCATCAACCAGCCTGCAGCTTCGCCAGCCCCGATGGCACAGCCGACGGCCCCACCTGCGCAGCCCCTGGCTTCCTGGTCCCCACAGGCTCAGCCTCTGATTCTGCAAATCCAGTCCCAGGTTATAAGGGCTCCTGCGCAGGTTCCCCAGAGCCCGCAGGCCCCGTCAGCCCAGCTGGCCACACCCCCGGGCTGGCAGGGCACCTCGCCGGGCTGGCAGGGCGCTGCGCAGGGCTGGCAGGCCACGCCCCTGGCCTGGCAGGCTGCACAGGTCACCTGGCAGGCTCCGACCATCGCCTGGCAGGCGCAGCCGTCCGGGCGCCAGGGTCCAGCGCCCATCCGCTCGGGCCCACCACCCATCCGCCCGGGGGCCCCAGCAGCGCGCCAGGGGCCACCCCAAATCCGCCAGGCACCGCCGCTGATCCGCCAGTCGCCGCCGCCTATCCGACCTGCCCCACAGGTGCTGACCACGCCACCTCCGCTCTGGCAGGCCCTGCCGCCCCCGCCACCTCTGCGGCAGGCCCCTCAGGCTCGGCTGCCCACCCCGCAGCTGCGGGCGGCCCCCCAGATGCGAGCGGCCCCGCAGGTCCGGGCGGCCCCACAG ATGCCCACGGCCCCACCGATGCCCACGGCCCCTCTGGCGACGCAGATGCCCTCGGCACCTCCCGCTGGCCCGCAGGTGCCCCAGTCTGCGCTGTCGGCCGCGCTGTCGGCCCAGCAGGCAGTGCACTGCCCGCCCATCATCTGGCAGGCCCCCAAGGGTCAAGCCCCAGTGCCACAGGAGATGGCCACCTCGATGGAGTTCCAGGAGGTGCAGCAAGCCCAGGCGCTGGCCTGGCAGGCCCCCAAGGCCGCTGGGCACTTCTGGCAGCCCCTGGCCACCCAGGAGGCTCAGAGGCAGGGCCTTCCTCTGGTCCAGGCAGAGCAGCCCTTTCAGGGGGTCCCAGCCTCCCAAAAGGCTCTGCAGATGCAGCTATCCGCCCAGCAGGCCCAGTCCGCGGGCCCGCAAGCAGAGCTGCCCACCTTacacctccagcctccctggcAGGGGCCCCCTGTCGCCTTGCAGGGCCAGCCTGGAGCCCCCTTAGCGGCGGCAAATTTTCCCGTGGGCTCTGCTAAATCACTGATGACTGCGTCAGGAGAACCCAGAGCCTCTTCCATGGACCGCAGAACCTCGTCCAAGGAGCGCAGGGCCCCGTCCAAGGAGCGCAGGGCTCCTTCCAAGGACCGCACCATCTTCGCCGCCACTTTCTGCGCCCCCAAGGTCGCGTCCGGGGCCCGAGCGCACCTGCCCACTGCCTGGAAAAACTTGCCGACCACACCGGAGACCTACACTGCCGCCTCGAGGGGCTTCCCTGCTACCTCCCAGCTCCAGCCTGCCTCGTCGAATGCCTTCATGGGCCCGTCTGCCGTCCTGGAGACCCCGAAGTCACTGCCACTGGCTCCGAAGGATCCCTTCGCCTATGTGGAGGCCCTGCCGGGTGTCCCGTGGGTGCCGCAGCCCACTGCCAGCATGCCCAGGGTGCCCAAGGCAGCGCCCACCATGCTGATGGCCACGGCGGCTGCTCCCCAGGCCATAGCCACCACCCAAGAGGCCTCGAAGACCCCCGACGAGCCGCCGCGCCGCTCCGGCAAAGCCACCCGGAAGAAGAAGCACCTGAACACCGAAGAGGACGCCGGCCGGATGCTGGGCCTGCTCGACTGGCAGGCCCCCAGGCTCTGGGAAAACATGAACTTGAATGACTGGCAGGTGCAAAACCCTTTCCAGGTCCTGGGTGACTGGCAGGACCCAAACACTGCCTATGGCCTGAGTGGCTGGGAGGGCCCAAGCACCTCTAGGGTCCTCAGTGGCTGGGAGGGACCGGGCACGTCCTGGGCCCTGAGTGCCTGGGAGGGGCCCGGCACCTCCAGGGCCCTGGGTCTCTGGGAAAGCCTGGGCAGTCCCCAGCCTTTCATCCTCTCTGAGTTCCCAGGTCTCTCTCTGGGCTTCGGGGCCTGCCTGGGGGACCCCAAGCTGGAGACCGAGCCCTTGTCTCCCTTGGATGAGAGAGCCAATGCTTTGGTGCAGTTTCTCTTGGTCAAGGACCGAGCCAAGGTGCCTGTCAGGCGCTCAGAGATGGTGAAGTTCATCATCCGTGAATACAAAGATGAGTGCCTAGAGATCATTAGACGTGCCAACCACAAGCTCCAGTGTATCTTTGGTTATCAGTTGAAGGAGATTGACCCCCAGACCCACTCTTACATTATCATCAACAAGCTGGGGCGTTATCGGGGGGAGGCGGGGCCTTCCTACCTAGACACCCCCAAGTTCGGCCTCCTGATGGTGGTCCTGAGCCTGATCTTTATGAAGGGCAACTGTGTGAGGGAGGAGCTGATCTTTAACATGCTGTACAAGCTGGGGGTGGACGTCCGGGAGACCCACGGTCTCTTCGGGAACGCCAAGAAGCTCATCACCGAAGTGTTTGTCAGGCAGAAGTACCTAGAGTACAGGCGGGTCCCCAATACCGAGCCCGCACGGTACGAGTTCCTCTGGGGGCCCCGAGCGTTCCTCGAAACCAGCAAGATGCTCGTCCTGAGGTTCCTGGCCAGGCTCCATAAGAAAGATCCTGAGTGCTGGCCCTTCCAGTACTTCGAGGCCCTGGCAGAGTGTGAGGCCGAAGACTGGGAGGAAGATGAGTCAGACCCCGATGATAAAGCCGGGggcccccccagcagcccccctccccgctAA